One window of the Pelobates fuscus isolate aPelFus1 chromosome 12, aPelFus1.pri, whole genome shotgun sequence genome contains the following:
- the NPAS4 gene encoding neuronal PAS domain-containing protein 4: MYRSTKGASKARRDQINAEIRNLKDLLPISESDKVRLSYLHIMSLACIYTRKSVFFSQGEQAKELEGLLSSEDLQDFIHSLPGFLLTYTSEGKLIYVSENVTDHLGHSMVDLVAQGDSIYDIIDPSDHFVMRNQLAMPSALDNERMFRCRFNTSKTARRQSAGNKLVLIRGRFQPSPAGTYWSSNPVFTAFCIPLDPKPRVTHNHFLVDFFESRHAKDLSVIDVQDSALLHLGYEKNELLCKSWYNLIHPEDLTHLSTQHYRLLNESGESKAEVVVRLQRRDHQWTWVYSLLLLENTEAPIISYNYIISETEAWCLRQQLTSEETPISFSTGGPPSYQDTILSPGDISSPDQVFTPLANTPTSIGQSFEFSETVPVSPEDPMMGQSSAPLVKDTAATETQLENQSLFTLFQSTPYEQSFRRDQLGTPAPKDFTCTPPYTPHQNFSFLFGASESAPQTTSDQDSTTLTPELYYSYCSSLYEKLPPTPDSPGDGGDCTVMTVPEISGPLFVDLPMLPEGLMTPETSPINQAIFNYSEQEKSEIDLLVKQIGSLANVFSNVITKEIPCTDSMMLSGHGLACRSVSLPNSLPDADVSPQLPRSWKSIDLSLFLACQEQSLPAGSHPVCSLFKDYPDSPPFVAQGSPCITLDEDEVGGNLSTSPSMTSNVTTDLSPEECNFLEELMSYKTDLEAGASEIPCDRFNDELYQLHIQLQDDFQQDGSGKPSF, from the exons ATGTATCGGTCTACGAAAGGTGCCTCCAAAGCCAGAAGAGACCAGATCAATGCAGAGATACGAAACTTGAAAGATCTTCTTCCTATCTCTGAAAGTGATAAAGTCCGACTTTCGTACCTGCACATCATGTCCCTAGCATGTATATACACCAGGAAATCTGTGTTCTTCTCACAAG GTGAACAGGCAAAAGAACTGGAAGGTCTCCTCTCCAGCGAAGACTTACAGGATTTTATTCACAGCCTCCCTGGGTTCCTGCTCACATATACGAGTGAAGGAAAACTAATCTATGTGTCAGAAAACGTGACTGATCATTTAGGACATTCAATG GTTGATTTGGTGGCACAGGGAGACAGCATTTATGATATCATAGACCCTTCTGATCATTTTGTCATGAGGAACCAGCTTGCCATGCCATCCGCTCTTGATAATG AGCGAATGTTCAGATGCCGATTCAATACGTCAAAGACAGCAAGAAGGCAGAGTGCTGGAAACAAGCTAGTCTTAATCAGAGGAAGATTTCAACCATCACCGGCTGGTACCTACTGGTCATCTAATCCAGTCTTCACAGCTTTCTGCATTCCTCTTGACCCAAAGCCAAGAGTAACTCATAATCATTTCCTGGTGGATTTCTTTGAAAGTCGACATGCAAAGGACCTTTCAGTGATTGATGTGCAAGACAG TGCCTTGCTTCACTTGGGTTATGAAAAAAATGAGCTGCTCTGCAAGTCATGGTACAATCTAATTCATCCTGAAGATCTCACCCACCTCTCCACGCAACATTACAGATTAT TGAATGAGTCTGGGGAATCAAAAGCAGAAGTTGTTGTACGTCTGCAGAGACGAGATCATCAGTGGACCTGGGTGTATTCCCTCCTATTACTGGAGAACACTGAGGCCcctattatatcatataattatataataag TGAGACTGAAGCCTGGTGCCTAAGACAGCAACTGACATCAGAGGAGACACCAATTTCGTTCTCTACTGGTGGTCCTCCCTCTTACCAGGACACCATTCTTTCTCCAGGAGACATTTCAAGCCCAGACCAGGTGTTTACTCCCCTTGCAAATACGCCTACAAGCATTGGACAATCTTTTGAGTTTTCTGAGACTGTGCCAGTAAGCCCAGAAGATCCAATGATGGGTCAGAGTAGTGCCCCACTTGTAAAAGACACGGCTGCCACTGAAACACAATTAGAAAATCAATCACTCTTTACTCTCTTCCAATCAACACCATATGAACAGAGTTTCAGAAGAGATCAACTTGGAACACCTGCTCCCAAAGACTTTACCTGCACTCCTCCTTATACACCACACCAAAATTTCTCTTTCCTCTTTGGGGCTTCAGAAAGTGCCCCTCAAACAACATCTGATCAAGACTCCACCACCCTTACACCAGAACTGTATTATTCTTACTGCAGCTCCCTCTATGAGAAGCTGCCCCCAACCCCAGACAGTCCTGGGGATGGTGGTGACTGCACTGTCATGACAGTACCTGAAATCTCAGGCCCATTATTTGTGGACTTGCCAATGCTTCCAGAAGGTTTAATGACACCAGAGACCTCTCCCATTAACCAGGCAATCTTCAACTATTCAGAACAAGAGAAAAGTGAGATTGATCTGTTAGTCAAGCAGATAGGTTCATTGGCTAATGTTTTTAGTAATGTTATCACCAAGGAAATTCCTTGTACAGATAGCATGATGTTGAGTGGCCATGGACTGGCATGCCGAAGTGTATCCCTCCCTAATAGTCTACCAGATGCCGATGTTTCACCTCAGTTACCTCGATCCTGGAAGAGTATAGACCTGTCTCTCTTCTTGGCATGTCAAGAGCAATCCCTCCCAGCCGGTAGCCACCCGGTCTGCAGCCTTTTTAAAGACTATCCTGATTCACCACCTTTTGTAGCCCAGGGGTCTCCCTGCATAACCCTGGATGAAGATGAAGTAGGAGGGAACCTCTCCACATCTCCATCCATGACTTCGAATGTGACGACTGATCTGTCGCCAGAAGAATGTAACTTCTTAGAGGAACTGATGTCCTACAAAACAGACCTTGAGGCAGGTGCCTCAGAGATTCCATGTGACCGGTTTAATGATGAGTTGTATCAACTCCACATTCAGCTGCAAGACGACTTCCAGCAAG aTGGAAGTGGAAAACCTTCGTTTTGA